A window from Halomicrobium urmianum encodes these proteins:
- a CDS encoding IS1595 family transposase, giving the protein MIPLKTFVSERRAANLLTQIRWRDGVYCPRCRAESVIRYGSYRVFQRYRCKNCDRTFNDKTGTVFEHSSIALRKWFLAVYAYIRFNTSLRQLDVEIDVSYKTVYRRVQRFLRALDAPRPQLDGPVELDELYVKAGLKGRERDRPSRSRGLSTRGRRKYAEDKPPVFVLVDRATNDCYVLPAKSAEESTVRLLLSGHEEESLTVYTDGFRAYDPLEDDEEFNREYVVHGDGEYADGDVHVNTCESHASLARRWLSPHRGVSKDRLTPYFRAFQLRQRVRRKPGEEALKTILETAL; this is encoded by the coding sequence ATGATTCCACTCAAGACGTTCGTCTCGGAGCGTCGTGCCGCGAATCTGCTGACACAGATTCGCTGGCGTGACGGCGTCTATTGCCCGCGCTGCCGTGCCGAATCCGTGATTCGGTACGGCAGCTATCGGGTGTTTCAACGGTATCGCTGTAAGAATTGCGACCGCACGTTCAACGACAAGACAGGAACCGTCTTCGAGCATTCTTCGATCGCACTCAGGAAGTGGTTTCTCGCTGTCTACGCCTACATCCGGTTCAACACCAGTCTTCGGCAGCTGGACGTGGAGATCGATGTCTCCTACAAGACGGTGTATCGGCGCGTCCAGCGCTTCCTGCGAGCGCTGGACGCGCCTCGGCCACAGTTGGACGGGCCGGTCGAACTCGACGAACTGTACGTCAAAGCTGGCCTGAAAGGCCGCGAGCGCGACCGACCGTCGCGCTCGCGTGGGCTGTCCACACGCGGACGTAGAAAATATGCCGAGGACAAGCCGCCTGTGTTCGTTCTGGTTGATCGGGCAACGAACGACTGCTACGTGCTGCCAGCGAAATCCGCCGAGGAATCGACCGTTCGACTTCTGCTCTCCGGTCATGAAGAGGAGTCGCTGACGGTCTATACGGATGGATTTCGGGCCTACGACCCGCTAGAGGACGACGAGGAGTTCAACCGCGAATACGTCGTCCATGGCGACGGGGAATACGCTGATGGAGATGTTCACGTGAACACCTGCGAGAGCCACGCGTCGCTGGCGCGACGGTGGCTCTCGCCACATCGAGGCGTCTCCAAAGACAGGCTCACGCCCTACTTCAGAGCGTTTCAGCTTCGCCAACGCGTCCGCCGGAAACCCGGTGAGGAAGCACTCAAAACGATCCTCGAAACCGCGCTATGA
- a CDS encoding energy-coupling factor ABC transporter ATP-binding protein: MIEVRGLVHRYDGEAAVDGVTLTIPDGEFLLLVGPNGSGKTTLVRHFDGLLEPDAGTVAVDGRDVTEHPVAARTSVGMVFQHPRDQFVAATVGADVAFGPENLGLDRDEIDRRVEDALAAVNMAGRADDRIDALSGGEQARVAVAGALAIDPDHLVLDEPLAGLDRPARESLLERLASLHADGTGIVVVTHDVGGLLDLADRVVGLSDGRVAVDRPPGAAREELDRIGVGC; the protein is encoded by the coding sequence ATGATCGAGGTCCGCGGCCTCGTCCACCGGTACGACGGCGAGGCGGCCGTCGACGGAGTGACGCTGACGATTCCGGACGGCGAGTTCCTGCTGCTCGTCGGGCCGAACGGGTCGGGGAAGACGACGCTCGTGCGCCACTTCGACGGTCTTCTCGAGCCGGACGCCGGGACCGTCGCGGTGGACGGCCGCGACGTGACCGAGCACCCGGTCGCCGCCCGGACGAGCGTCGGGATGGTGTTCCAGCATCCCCGCGACCAGTTCGTCGCCGCGACGGTCGGCGCCGACGTCGCCTTCGGCCCGGAGAACCTGGGGCTGGACCGCGACGAGATAGACCGCCGGGTCGAGGACGCCCTCGCGGCGGTGAACATGGCGGGCCGGGCCGACGACCGGATCGACGCGCTCTCCGGGGGCGAGCAGGCCCGCGTCGCCGTCGCGGGCGCGCTCGCGATAGACCCGGACCACCTCGTGCTCGACGAGCCGCTGGCGGGGCTCGACCGGCCCGCCCGCGAGTCGCTGCTGGAGCGGCTGGCGAGCCTCCACGCGGACGGAACCGGGATCGTCGTGGTCACCCACGACGTCGGCGGGCTGCTGGACCTGGCCGACCGCGTCGTCGGGCTCAGCGACGGGCGGGTCGCCGTCGACCGGCCGCCCGGCGCGGCCCGCGAGGAACTGGACCGCATCGGCGTGGGATGCTGA
- a CDS encoding energy-coupling factor transporter transmembrane component T family protein: MLSYEPGDALAHRLDPRAKLFFQAGAAVAAFARTDPAWLAGTALLGLSACWPARLSPLRVLRSYRVVLIALGFAPLLAGIALGPPWFRVGPALDSLRAVARVVPVLFVSAAYVTTTPVRETRAAIQWLVPGRVGQALGVGVSLTVRFFPLVLRDVRATRTAIFARLGDERALTDRARRLSVRSLHRALDRSDRLALALRARCFAWNPTLPPLSFEPRDYPVLALGLVLLATPLLALV; encoded by the coding sequence ATGCTGAGCTACGAGCCGGGCGACGCGCTCGCCCACCGGCTGGACCCGCGGGCGAAGCTGTTCTTCCAGGCCGGCGCGGCGGTCGCCGCCTTCGCCAGAACCGACCCCGCGTGGCTGGCCGGGACGGCGCTGCTCGGCCTCTCGGCGTGCTGGCCGGCGCGGCTGTCGCCGCTGCGCGTTCTCCGGTCCTACCGCGTCGTGCTGATCGCCCTGGGGTTCGCACCGCTGCTCGCAGGGATCGCTCTCGGTCCGCCGTGGTTCCGGGTCGGCCCGGCGCTGGACTCGCTCCGGGCCGTCGCGCGCGTCGTGCCCGTCCTCTTCGTCAGCGCCGCGTACGTGACTACCACGCCCGTACGGGAGACGCGGGCCGCGATTCAGTGGCTCGTGCCCGGCCGGGTCGGCCAGGCGCTCGGCGTCGGCGTCTCGCTGACCGTCCGCTTCTTCCCGCTCGTCCTGCGAGACGTGCGGGCCACGCGGACCGCGATCTTCGCGCGGCTGGGCGACGAGCGGGCGCTCACCGACCGGGCGCGCCGGCTCTCGGTCCGGAGTCTCCACCGGGCGCTGGACCGCTCGGACCGCCTGGCGCTGGCGCTGCGCGCCCGGTGTTTCGCCTGGAACCCGACGCTGCCGCCCCTCTCCTTCGAGCCGCGGGACTACCCCGTCCTCGCTCTCGGACTCGTCCTGCTCGCGACGCCGCTGCTGGCCCTCGTCTAA
- a CDS encoding aldo/keto reductase, which translates to MEYVRVRDAEVPAIGLGTWQLTGEQCYEAVSTALDLGYRHVDTAQLYENEREVGSAIADADVDREDVFLTTKVHPGNARYDDVIESTRESLERLDTGYVDLLLLHWPAPLVSFRGTARAMAELRDEGLIRHAGVSNFRRWRLKRAREKSPIPLLADQVRLYPHYPHRTLREYCRSAEMLVTAYSPLAHGGLVDDGLLGRIGERYGKTPAQVALRWITQLDGVTAIPRSTSREHLAQNLAVFDFELTDAEMERIARPSLLRSAGLFLRNEMGL; encoded by the coding sequence ATGGAGTACGTGCGGGTCCGGGACGCCGAGGTCCCCGCGATCGGACTCGGGACGTGGCAACTCACCGGAGAGCAGTGTTACGAGGCGGTGTCGACCGCGCTGGACCTCGGCTACCGGCACGTCGACACGGCACAGCTGTACGAGAACGAGCGCGAGGTGGGATCGGCGATCGCCGACGCCGACGTGGACCGCGAGGACGTCTTCCTGACGACGAAGGTCCATCCGGGCAACGCCCGCTACGACGACGTGATCGAGTCCACACGGGAGAGCCTCGAACGGCTTGACACCGGCTACGTCGACCTCCTCCTGCTGCACTGGCCTGCCCCACTCGTCTCGTTCCGGGGGACGGCGCGGGCGATGGCCGAACTGCGCGACGAGGGGCTGATCCGGCACGCCGGCGTGAGCAACTTCCGGCGCTGGCGCCTGAAGCGCGCCCGCGAGAAATCGCCGATCCCGCTGTTGGCCGATCAGGTGCGACTCTACCCCCACTACCCGCACCGGACGCTCCGGGAGTACTGCCGGTCGGCGGAGATGCTGGTGACCGCCTACAGCCCGCTGGCTCACGGCGGCCTCGTCGACGACGGCCTGCTGGGCCGGATCGGCGAGCGCTACGGCAAGACGCCCGCCCAGGTCGCACTGCGGTGGATCACCCAGCTGGACGGTGTCACCGCGATTCCCAGGTCGACGAGCCGCGAGCACCTCGCACAGAACCTCGCCGTGTTCGACTTCGAACTGACCGACGCCGAGATGGAGCGGATCGCGCGGCCGTCGCTGCTCAGGTCGGCCGGGCTCTTCCTGCGCAACGAGATGGGGCTCTGA
- a CDS encoding 30S ribosomal protein S7 has protein sequence MSAEDSPEPDAPAGSDEETTSAQLFGEWDVTDIEFQDPSTERYITVTPIAHTMGRHTDKQFKKSQISIVERLINRLMQTEENTGKKQLATTLVQDAFEIIHERTEENPVQVLVTAVENSAPREETVRLKYGGISVPKAVDVSPQRRVDQALKFLAEGVYGDSFKTTTDAEDALAQQLMGAANNDVGTYAVNQKEEKERVAAAAR, from the coding sequence ATGTCGGCAGAAGACTCTCCCGAGCCGGACGCCCCCGCGGGCTCCGACGAGGAAACCACTTCGGCCCAGCTCTTCGGCGAGTGGGACGTCACGGACATCGAGTTCCAGGACCCCTCGACCGAGCGCTACATCACGGTCACGCCCATCGCCCACACGATGGGGCGCCACACGGACAAGCAGTTCAAGAAGTCCCAGATCTCCATCGTCGAGCGGCTCATCAACCGCCTGATGCAGACCGAGGAGAACACGGGCAAGAAGCAGCTGGCGACCACGCTGGTTCAGGACGCCTTCGAGATCATCCACGAGCGCACGGAGGAGAACCCGGTGCAGGTACTCGTCACCGCCGTCGAGAACTCCGCGCCGCGCGAGGAGACCGTCCGCCTGAAGTACGGTGGCATCTCCGTCCCGAAGGCCGTCGACGTCTCGCCCCAGCGCCGCGTCGACCAGGCCCTGAAGTTCCTCGCCGAGGGCGTCTACGGCGACTCCTTCAAGACGACCACCGACGCCGAGGATGCGCTCGCCCAGCAGCTCATGGGCGCAGCCAACAACGACGTCGGCACCTACGCCGTCAACCAGAAGGAAGAGAAGGAACGCGTCGCGGCGGCCGCTCGGTAA
- a CDS encoding thiolase C-terminal domain-containing protein, whose product MRTVALAGAAMTRFGELGEPLVGLLTDAAGDCLADAAVEPGDVDHLYVAESGGSYDSRQGLAAAVAGELGLAPAHATCVEQTSAAGAAAVYSAVRAIRAGEVDCALVVGGEKLTHASTAAATDRISAVAHPAAYRHGVTVPAFAGLTARRYLDRYDAPREALGRAGIDRDEVDLLEVHDMFTILEPLQLEALGFAERGAGWRLAVESATARDGRLPVNTSGGLKAKGHPIAASGVAQLVDLYDQLTDRAGVHASEASVGSRGDRRESLGDRQVPASTALACNVGGFGNCAVVTVLTAD is encoded by the coding sequence ATCCGGACGGTCGCCCTGGCCGGGGCAGCGATGACCCGGTTCGGCGAGCTCGGGGAGCCCCTCGTCGGCCTCCTGACGGACGCAGCGGGGGACTGCCTCGCAGACGCGGCCGTCGAACCCGGCGACGTCGACCACCTCTACGTCGCCGAGTCGGGCGGTTCCTACGACAGCAGGCAGGGACTGGCGGCCGCCGTCGCCGGCGAACTGGGACTGGCGCCGGCCCACGCGACGTGCGTCGAGCAGACCTCCGCCGCGGGCGCTGCGGCGGTGTACTCGGCCGTGCGGGCGATCCGGGCCGGAGAGGTCGACTGCGCGCTCGTGGTCGGCGGCGAGAAGTTGACCCACGCCTCGACCGCGGCCGCGACGGACCGCATCTCCGCGGTAGCTCACCCCGCGGCCTACCGTCACGGGGTGACAGTCCCCGCCTTCGCGGGCCTGACTGCCCGGCGCTACCTCGACCGCTACGACGCGCCCCGGGAGGCGCTGGGACGGGCCGGCATCGACCGCGACGAGGTCGATCTGCTGGAGGTCCACGACATGTTCACGATACTGGAGCCGCTCCAGCTTGAGGCGCTGGGGTTCGCCGAGCGGGGCGCGGGCTGGCGGCTGGCCGTCGAGAGCGCGACGGCGCGGGACGGCCGGCTGCCCGTCAACACCTCCGGCGGGCTGAAGGCGAAGGGCCACCCCATCGCCGCCTCCGGCGTGGCCCAGCTCGTCGATCTGTACGACCAGCTGACGGACCGGGCGGGCGTCCACGCGAGTGAAGCGAGTGTGGGCTCGAGGGGCGACCGGAGGGAGTCCCTCGGTGACCGGCAGGTGCCAGCGTCGACCGCGCTGGCCTGCAACGTCGGCGGGTTCGGCAACTGCGCGGTCGTGACGGTTCTGACGGCCGATTAG
- a CDS encoding amino acid-binding protein — MSDSTDEVRAYTVRLELVDEPGELLRALEPIAENGGNLLSIFHERGNLTPRGHIPVEVDLETTPDRFDVIVEALQAADFDVIQAGAERYGEALTVILSGHIVNTDLSDTLSRIRTSSDATVTDLSLSAPEGEEDVSSARLRLATEPGKVENTLTAVREIADEKDLTVVEPLAAGDAA; from the coding sequence ATGAGCGACTCGACCGACGAGGTGCGGGCCTACACAGTCCGGCTCGAACTCGTCGACGAGCCGGGCGAGCTGCTGCGCGCGCTCGAACCCATCGCCGAAAACGGCGGCAACCTCCTCTCTATCTTCCACGAGCGGGGCAACCTCACGCCCCGCGGCCACATCCCCGTCGAGGTCGACCTGGAGACGACGCCCGATCGCTTCGACGTCATCGTCGAGGCCCTCCAGGCGGCCGACTTCGACGTCATCCAGGCCGGCGCGGAGCGCTACGGCGAGGCGCTGACCGTCATCCTTTCGGGCCACATCGTCAACACGGACCTGTCGGATACCCTCTCGCGGATCCGCACCTCCAGCGACGCCACAGTGACGGACCTCTCGCTGTCCGCGCCCGAGGGCGAGGAGGACGTCTCCAGCGCCCGCCTGCGCCTGGCCACCGAACCGGGCAAGGTCGAGAACACGCTCACCGCAGTCCGGGAGATCGCCGACGAGAAGGACCTCACCGTGGTCGAGCCGCTCGCCGCGGGTGATGCGGCGTGA
- a CDS encoding elongation factor EF-2: protein MGRRKKIVQECETLMDSPEQIRNIAIAAHVDHGKTTLTDNLLAGAGMISDETAGEQLAMDTEEDEQERGITIDAANVSMTHEYEGENHLINLIDTPGHVDFGGDVTRAMRAVDGALVVVDAVEGAMPQTETVLRQALREGVKPTLFINKVDRLISELQEGPEEMQRRLLSVIDDVNELIRGMTEEMDDIDDWTVSVEEGTVGFGSALYKWGVSMPSMQRTGMDFGDIMELERADKRQELHERTPLSDVVLDMVCEHFPNPIDAQPRRIPRIWRGDADSELADTMRLVDEEGEVVLMVTDIGVDPHAGEIAAGRVFSGTLEKGQDLYVSGTAGTNRVQSVGIYMGGEREEVDRVPAGNIAAVTGLKDAIAGSTVSSVEMTPFESIEHISEPVITKSVEAQNMDDLPKLIETLQQVAKEDPTIQIEINEDTGEHLISGQGELHLEVIGQRIERNQGIPINTGEPIVVYREAPQTESREVEGISPNRHNRFYISIEPLDEDIVETIKMGEASMDMPELERREALQEAGMDKDTSQNIEHIHGTNVLIDDTKGIQHLNETMELLIEGLEDALNDGPLAAEPVQGTLLRLHDARLHEDAIHRGPAQVIPAMREAVHNALIDAEIRLLEPIQDVRIDVPNEHMGAASGEIQGRRGRVDDMYQEGDLMVVEGVAPVDEMIGFSSDIRSATEGRASWNTENAGFQVMADNLQPDKITEIRERKGMKTELPEAIDYL, encoded by the coding sequence ATGGGCCGACGTAAAAAGATCGTTCAGGAATGTGAGACACTGATGGACTCACCGGAGCAGATCCGGAACATCGCCATCGCTGCTCACGTGGACCACGGGAAGACGACGCTCACGGACAACCTCCTCGCGGGCGCGGGTATGATCTCCGACGAGACTGCCGGCGAGCAGCTCGCGATGGACACCGAAGAGGACGAACAGGAACGCGGGATCACCATCGACGCGGCGAACGTCTCGATGACCCACGAGTACGAGGGCGAGAACCACCTCATCAACCTCATCGACACGCCGGGCCACGTCGACTTCGGTGGGGACGTCACGCGTGCGATGCGCGCCGTCGACGGTGCGCTGGTGGTCGTCGACGCCGTCGAGGGCGCGATGCCCCAGACCGAGACCGTCCTGCGACAGGCGCTGCGCGAGGGCGTCAAGCCGACCCTGTTCATCAACAAGGTCGACCGCCTGATCTCCGAGCTCCAGGAGGGGCCCGAGGAGATGCAGCGCCGGCTCCTGAGCGTCATCGACGACGTCAACGAACTCATCCGCGGGATGACCGAGGAGATGGACGACATCGATGACTGGACGGTCTCCGTCGAGGAGGGCACCGTCGGCTTCGGCTCCGCACTGTACAAGTGGGGCGTCTCCATGCCGTCGATGCAGCGCACCGGGATGGACTTCGGCGACATCATGGAGCTCGAGCGCGCCGACAAGCGCCAGGAGCTCCACGAGCGCACGCCGCTGTCCGACGTCGTGCTCGACATGGTCTGTGAGCACTTCCCGAACCCCATCGACGCCCAGCCCCGTCGTATCCCGCGCATCTGGCGCGGCGACGCGGACTCGGAGCTGGCCGACACCATGCGTCTGGTCGACGAGGAGGGCGAGGTCGTCCTGATGGTCACCGACATCGGCGTCGACCCCCACGCCGGCGAGATCGCCGCGGGCCGCGTCTTCTCCGGCACCCTGGAGAAGGGCCAGGACCTGTACGTCTCCGGGACCGCCGGGACGAACCGCGTCCAGAGTGTCGGCATCTACATGGGCGGCGAGCGCGAGGAAGTGGATCGCGTCCCCGCCGGCAACATCGCGGCCGTCACCGGCCTGAAGGACGCCATCGCGGGTTCGACCGTCTCCAGCGTCGAGATGACGCCGTTCGAGTCCATCGAGCACATCTCGGAGCCGGTCATCACGAAGTCCGTCGAGGCCCAGAACATGGACGACCTGCCGAAGCTAATCGAGACACTCCAGCAGGTCGCCAAGGAGGACCCGACGATCCAGATCGAGATCAACGAGGACACCGGCGAGCACCTCATCTCCGGACAGGGCGAACTCCACCTCGAAGTGATCGGCCAGCGCATCGAGCGCAACCAGGGCATCCCGATCAACACCGGCGAACCGATCGTCGTCTACCGCGAGGCGCCCCAGACCGAGTCCCGCGAGGTCGAGGGTATCTCGCCGAACCGCCACAACCGGTTCTACATCTCCATCGAGCCCCTCGACGAGGACATCGTCGAGACGATCAAGATGGGCGAGGCCTCCATGGACATGCCCGAACTGGAGCGCCGTGAGGCCCTCCAGGAGGCCGGCATGGACAAGGACACCTCCCAGAACATCGAACACATCCACGGGACGAACGTCCTCATCGACGACACGAAGGGTATCCAGCACCTCAACGAGACGATGGAGCTCCTGATCGAGGGGCTCGAGGACGCGCTCAACGACGGCCCGCTGGCCGCCGAACCGGTCCAGGGGACGCTCCTGCGCCTGCACGACGCGCGTCTCCACGAGGACGCCATCCACCGCGGTCCGGCACAGGTCATCCCGGCGATGCGCGAGGCCGTCCACAACGCACTCATCGACGCCGAGATCCGCCTGCTCGAGCCGATTCAGGACGTCCGCATCGACGTCCCCAACGAGCACATGGGCGCCGCCTCCGGCGAGATCCAGGGTCGCCGTGGCCGCGTCGACGACATGTATCAGGAGGGCGACCTCATGGTCGTCGAGGGCGTCGCTCCGGTCGACGAGATGATCGGCTTCTCCAGCGACATCCGGAGCGCCACGGAGGGCCGCGCCTCCTGGAACACGGAGAACGCCGGCTTCCAAGTCATGGCCGACAACCTCCAGCCCGACAAGATCACGGAGATCCGCGAGCGCAAGGGCATGAAGACAGAACTGCCCGAAGCGATCGACTACCTCTAA
- a CDS encoding 30S ribosomal protein S12, which translates to MANGKYAARKLKKDRQNHRWSDSDYARRERGLGKASDPLEGAPQGRGIVLEKVGIEAKQPNSAIRKCVRVQLIKNGKQVTAFCPGDGAISFIDEHDEVTIAGIGGAKGRAMGDLSGVNYKVEKVNGVSLIELVRGNAEKPVR; encoded by the coding sequence ATGGCGAACGGCAAGTACGCCGCACGCAAACTCAAGAAGGACCGCCAGAACCACCGGTGGTCCGACTCCGACTACGCGCGCCGGGAGCGGGGCCTGGGCAAGGCTTCGGACCCGCTCGAGGGCGCGCCCCAGGGTCGGGGTATCGTGCTCGAGAAGGTCGGCATCGAAGCGAAGCAGCCCAACTCCGCGATCCGGAAGTGCGTCCGGGTCCAGCTCATCAAGAACGGGAAGCAGGTCACCGCGTTCTGTCCCGGTGACGGCGCCATCTCGTTCATCGACGAGCACGACGAGGTCACCATCGCCGGCATCGGCGGGGCGAAGGGCCGCGCGATGGGCGACCTCTCGGGCGTCAACTACAAGGTCGAGAAGGTCAACGGCGTGTCGCTGATCGAACTCGTCCGCGGGAACGCCGAGAAGCCGGTGCGATAA
- a CDS encoding biotin transporter BioY, whose product MAGEHESVELVGDRTVELFARAVLFAALTAALAQVSIPLPGGVPFSLQHFGAFFAGLLLGPLWGGFALLVYVLAGAAGAPVYSNGAAGLGHLFGQTGGFLFGFLACAVVVGGVVHRRVEPRDLAAVSIPVQVAAVLVGLVAIYVVGVPWMAFVAGLPLERAAGAMAPFFPPDVVKALVAVAVVRGGDLIRR is encoded by the coding sequence ATGGCAGGGGAACACGAATCGGTCGAACTCGTCGGCGATCGGACCGTCGAGCTGTTCGCGCGGGCGGTGCTGTTCGCGGCGTTGACCGCGGCGCTCGCACAGGTGTCGATCCCGCTGCCGGGCGGCGTCCCCTTCTCGCTACAGCACTTCGGCGCCTTCTTCGCCGGGCTCCTGCTGGGGCCGCTGTGGGGCGGGTTCGCGTTGCTGGTGTACGTTCTGGCCGGTGCGGCGGGCGCGCCGGTGTACTCGAACGGCGCTGCGGGACTGGGCCACCTGTTCGGCCAGACCGGCGGCTTCCTCTTCGGCTTCCTCGCCTGCGCCGTCGTAGTCGGCGGTGTCGTCCACCGTCGGGTTGAACCGCGCGACCTCGCGGCCGTCTCGATTCCCGTCCAGGTGGCGGCCGTCCTCGTCGGACTGGTCGCCATCTACGTGGTCGGCGTCCCGTGGATGGCGTTCGTGGCGGGGCTCCCGCTGGAGCGGGCGGCCGGGGCGATGGCGCCGTTCTTCCCGCCGGACGTCGTGAAGGCCCTCGTCGCCGTCGCCGTGGTGCGGGGCGGCGACCTCATCCGCCGATGA
- a CDS encoding DUF5781 family protein has product MDVHVQGGPAEPFLGARDLFETEHDLDRPVTIRIREDPDERTRVSHDEESHLLIISQQAATSAMVRELALHEFAHMHHYEREHPSHTQSTREAIYLALAGESVERRTLTHCYQIANHMKDIYADDVWLDVAPADKLVDFLESSLAAAVLDAPRERGAWDRLTAGADPDITAVNAAFALGLVERHDLADEGHPIYDLAHAAAADAPHVSLDSFKRHFRSLSRDPDESEYRKALVDVTQAYATANGTDQAAD; this is encoded by the coding sequence ATGGACGTCCACGTGCAGGGTGGGCCGGCGGAGCCGTTTCTCGGCGCCCGGGACCTCTTCGAGACCGAGCACGACCTCGACCGGCCCGTGACGATCCGGATCCGCGAGGACCCCGACGAGCGGACCCGGGTGAGCCACGACGAGGAGAGCCACCTGCTGATCATCTCCCAGCAGGCGGCCACGAGCGCCATGGTCCGCGAACTCGCCCTCCACGAGTTCGCCCACATGCACCACTACGAGCGCGAGCACCCCTCCCACACCCAGTCCACGCGGGAGGCCATCTACCTGGCGCTGGCGGGGGAGAGCGTCGAGCGGCGGACGCTGACCCACTGCTACCAGATCGCCAACCACATGAAGGACATCTACGCCGACGACGTCTGGCTCGACGTGGCGCCGGCTGACAAACTGGTAGACTTCCTGGAGTCGAGCCTCGCCGCGGCGGTGCTGGACGCGCCCCGGGAGCGGGGTGCGTGGGACCGGCTGACCGCCGGCGCGGACCCGGACATCACGGCGGTCAACGCCGCCTTCGCGCTGGGGCTGGTCGAGCGCCACGACCTCGCCGACGAGGGGCACCCGATCTACGACCTCGCCCACGCCGCGGCCGCCGACGCCCCGCACGTGAGCCTGGACTCGTTCAAGCGGCACTTCCGGTCGCTCTCCCGGGATCCCGACGAGAGCGAGTACCGGAAGGCGCTCGTCGACGTCACGCAGGCCTACGCTACCGCGAACGGCACCGACCAGGCCGCCGACTGA
- a CDS encoding PQQ-dependent sugar dehydrogenase, whose protein sequence is MSDESEWGASRRRFLALAGGAALAGCTSPGAPSQGEPNGSDGSSNESTTSPSSGGEELLGYDVGIGHDETAWDGYDTEWSPPTDAPPTDLTTERLVENLEIPWDLSFGTDGTLFITERVGRVLAFEDGEVRTLAEPDAAIDAGSVEAGADESSWYVQGGEGGTLGVAAHPAYPDPPIVYVYYTYQTEDGRFNRVAYVDASADDPAEATGTLIDEIPADSYHNGGRLEFGPANYLWVTCGDSLEGSLAQDTSSPAGSILRVTPAGDPAPGNPDLGEDADPRVFTYGHRNPQGVVWLPDGTPIATEHGPTGRDELNRLVAGGNYGWPDVRKRDEYLDADDVRKPLVNTGTDDSWAPSGAVFYTGDAVPGLRNRLLVGGLISQRLNVATVTPGDAEAPPVEDGVRYDQEWTDPDYVTTAHHRLADELGRIRHVEQGPDGALYAVTSNRDGRASGEFPTESDDVLVRISSAE, encoded by the coding sequence ATGTCAGACGAATCGGAATGGGGGGCGTCCCGGCGGCGCTTTCTGGCGCTGGCCGGCGGAGCGGCGCTCGCTGGCTGTACGTCGCCCGGGGCACCGTCGCAGGGCGAGCCGAACGGGTCCGACGGGTCGTCGAACGAGTCGACGACGAGCCCGTCGTCGGGGGGCGAGGAACTGCTGGGTTACGACGTCGGTATCGGGCACGACGAGACGGCGTGGGACGGATACGACACCGAGTGGTCGCCGCCGACCGACGCCCCGCCGACCGACCTGACGACCGAGCGGCTCGTCGAGAACCTGGAGATACCGTGGGACCTCTCGTTCGGGACCGACGGGACGCTGTTCATCACGGAGCGGGTCGGCCGCGTGCTGGCCTTCGAGGACGGCGAGGTGCGGACGCTCGCCGAGCCCGACGCGGCCATCGACGCCGGCTCCGTCGAGGCGGGGGCCGACGAGTCCAGCTGGTACGTGCAGGGCGGCGAGGGCGGCACGCTGGGGGTCGCGGCCCACCCGGCCTATCCCGATCCGCCGATCGTCTACGTCTACTACACCTACCAGACCGAGGACGGCCGCTTCAACAGGGTCGCGTACGTCGACGCGTCCGCCGACGACCCCGCCGAGGCGACGGGCACGCTGATCGACGAGATCCCGGCCGACAGCTACCACAACGGGGGCCGCCTGGAGTTCGGCCCGGCGAACTACCTGTGGGTCACCTGCGGCGACTCCCTCGAGGGCTCGCTCGCGCAGGACACCTCGTCGCCGGCGGGGTCGATCCTGCGGGTGACCCCGGCGGGCGACCCCGCGCCGGGCAACCCCGACCTCGGCGAGGACGCCGACCCGCGCGTCTTCACGTACGGCCACCGGAACCCGCAGGGGGTCGTCTGGCTCCCCGACGGGACGCCGATCGCCACCGAGCACGGCCCCACCGGGCGGGACGAACTCAACCGCCTCGTCGCCGGGGGGAACTACGGCTGGCCCGACGTCCGCAAGCGCGACGAGTATCTCGACGCCGACGACGTCCGCAAGCCGCTGGTCAACACCGGGACGGACGACAGCTGGGCGCCCTCCGGGGCGGTCTTCTACACCGGTGACGCGGTGCCCGGCCTGCGTAACCGGCTGCTGGTCGGCGGCCTGATCAGCCAGCGGCTGAACGTCGCGACGGTGACGCCCGGGGACGCGGAGGCCCCGCCGGTCGAGGACGGGGTCCGCTACGACCAGGAGTGGACCGACCCCGACTACGTGACCACCGCCCACCACCGCCTGGCCGACGAACTCGGTCGGATCCGGCACGTCGAACAGGGTCCCGACGGCGCGCTGTACGCCGTCACCTCCAACCGCGACGGCCGCGCCAGCGGCGAGTTCCCGACCGAGAGCGACGACGTGCTCGTGCGGATCAGTTCCGCCGAGTGA